A portion of the Phacochoerus africanus isolate WHEZ1 chromosome 5, ROS_Pafr_v1, whole genome shotgun sequence genome contains these proteins:
- the TTC31 gene encoding tetratricopeptide repeat protein 31 isoform X6 codes for MAPIPKTVGLTKLDCPLRPGCPLGVADVPKLCKEFGPEDYGDEDVVDFLRRLVENDPQGLHRIHVDRSSGRLQLWHHDRLLDPLCNEEQTTEQNDKDKEAERLGTYCGLRKSFLYPPRASKPCPQSPPAPDNLLQVAMPQRLLLTEEEANRLAEELVAEEERMKQKAEKKRLKKKRQKDRKRRERLEQHSGEPNSSVCTQAETSPTGDGSPPSSSGNPAQGQCDEEEDSLDLSSTFVSLALRKVGDWPPSALREKGLSQDPQGRSQTPQEKSQEEESTPGEESPRQSPKAEASPGLLAAALQRSQELAELGTSLAENGFYHKAVVLFTQALKLNPRDHRLFGNRSFCHERLGQPVRALADAQVALTLRPGWPRGLFRLGKALMGLQRFEEAAAVFQETLRGGSQPDAARELHSCLMQLALDQRGGIPGPPPSTRFPHPFPHAELGPSGLLSPHGPGSPAQTVPGLLSPPLRYPPHHPSPASWPLPQTQSRRPCPPHLQDSSKSQGILGPGPQRLPHTR; via the exons ATGGCGCCGATTCCGAAGACTGTGGGGCTGACCAAGCTAG ACTGTCCTCTGCGGCCTGGCTGTCCGCTAGGGGTCGCTGATGTCCCCAAACTCTGCAAAGAATTCGGTCCTGAAGACTACGGCGACGAG gacGTAGTGGATTTTCTTCGACGGCTTGTGGAGAATGATCCCCAGGGCCTGCACCGGATCCATGTGGATAGGAGCAGCGGgcggctgcagctgtggcaccatG ATCGCCTCCTGGACCCCCTCTGTAATGAGGAGCAAACAACGGAACAGAATGACAAGGACAAGGAAGCTGAGAGACTGGGTACCTACTGTGGTCTCCGAAAGTCCTTCCTATACCCTCCACGAGCGTCTAAGCCCTGCCCTCAAAGCCCGCCTGCTCCAGACAACCTGCTGCAGGTGGCCATGCCTCAGAGGCTCCTGCTGACTGAAGAG GAAGCCAACCGCCTGGCTGAAGAGCTGGTGGCTGAGGAGGAGCGCATGAAacagaaagcagagaagaaaCGACTCAAGAAGAAG CGTCAAAAGGATCGGAAGCGAAGGGAGCGCTTGGAGCAGCACAGCGGGGAGCCCAACTCCAGTGTCTGCACACAG GCCGAGACCAGCCCAACTGGGGATGGGAGTCCCCCATCCAGCTCCGGGAACCCAGCTCAGGGACAGTGCGATGAGGAAGAG GACTCATTGGATCTATCTAGCACCTTTGTGTCTCTGGCTCTGCGCAAGGTTGGGGATTGGCCCCCCAGTGCCCTCAGAGAAAAGGGACTAAGCCAGGATCCCCAAGGCAGGAGCCAGACTCCCCAAGAGAAGAGCCAGGAGGAAGAAAGCACTCCAGGAGAAGAGAGCCCCAGACAGAGTCCTAAGGCCGAG GCATCTCCAGGACTGCTGGCGGCTGCCTTACAACGGAGCCAGGAGCTGGCAG AGTTGGGTACCAGCCTTGCCGAAAATGGTTTCTACCACAAGGCTGTGGTCCTCTTCACTCAGGCCTTGAAGCTCAACCCCCGGGACCACCg GTTATTTGGAAATCGCTCATTCTGCCATGAACGGCTGGGTCAGCCAGTGCGTGCCCTAGCTGATGCCCAGGTAGCCCTCACTTTGCGGCCCGGCTGGCCCCGGGGCCTCTTCCGCCTGGGCAAGGCCTTGATGGGACTGCAG CGTTTCGAAGAGGCAGCTGCTGTGTTCCAGGAGACTCTGAGAGGCGGGTCCCAACCTGACGCAGCCCGGGAGCTCCACTCCTGCCTCATGCAGCTGGCTCTG GACCAGCGAGGAGGGATCCCTGGGCCGCCTCCATCGACTAGGTTCCCCCATCCATTTCCCCACGCTGAGCTGGGGCCTTCAGGCCTCCTCTCCCCCCATGGCCCTGGAAGCCCTGCCCAAACTGTCCCTGGCCTCCTGTCTCCACCCTTGCGTTATCCACCACATCACCCGAGCCCTGCCAGCTGGCCCCTCCCCCAGACTCAGAGCAGAAGACCCTGCCCTCCCCATCTCCAGGACTCCTCAAAGAGCCAGGGCATCCTGGGACCTGGGCCCCAACGTCTACCTCACACCAGATGA
- the TTC31 gene encoding tetratricopeptide repeat protein 31 isoform X4 produces the protein MAPIPKTVGLTKLDRLLDPLCNEEQTTEQNDKDKEAERLGTYCGLRKSFLYPPRASKPCPQSPPAPDNLLQVAMPQRLLLTEEEANRLAEELVAEEERMKQKAEKKRLKKKRQKDRKRRERLEQHSGEPNSSVCTQAETSPTGDGSPPSSSGNPAQGQCDEEEDSLDLSSTFVSLALRKVGDWPPSALREKGLSQDPQGRSQTPQEKSQEEESTPGEESPRQSPKAEASPGLLAAALQRSQELAELGTSLAENGFYHKAVVLFTQALKLNPRDHRLFGNRSFCHERLGQPVRALADAQVALTLRPGWPRGLFRLGKALMGLQRFEEAAAVFQETLRGGSQPDAARELHSCLMQLALQDQRGGIPGPPPSTRFPHPFPHAELGPSGLLSPHGPGSPAQTVPGLLSPPLRYPPHHPSPASWPLPQTQSRRPCPPHLQDSSKSQGILGPGPQRLPHTR, from the exons ATGGCGCCGATTCCGAAGACTGTGGGGCTGACCAAGCTAG ATCGCCTCCTGGACCCCCTCTGTAATGAGGAGCAAACAACGGAACAGAATGACAAGGACAAGGAAGCTGAGAGACTGGGTACCTACTGTGGTCTCCGAAAGTCCTTCCTATACCCTCCACGAGCGTCTAAGCCCTGCCCTCAAAGCCCGCCTGCTCCAGACAACCTGCTGCAGGTGGCCATGCCTCAGAGGCTCCTGCTGACTGAAGAG GAAGCCAACCGCCTGGCTGAAGAGCTGGTGGCTGAGGAGGAGCGCATGAAacagaaagcagagaagaaaCGACTCAAGAAGAAG CGTCAAAAGGATCGGAAGCGAAGGGAGCGCTTGGAGCAGCACAGCGGGGAGCCCAACTCCAGTGTCTGCACACAG GCCGAGACCAGCCCAACTGGGGATGGGAGTCCCCCATCCAGCTCCGGGAACCCAGCTCAGGGACAGTGCGATGAGGAAGAG GACTCATTGGATCTATCTAGCACCTTTGTGTCTCTGGCTCTGCGCAAGGTTGGGGATTGGCCCCCCAGTGCCCTCAGAGAAAAGGGACTAAGCCAGGATCCCCAAGGCAGGAGCCAGACTCCCCAAGAGAAGAGCCAGGAGGAAGAAAGCACTCCAGGAGAAGAGAGCCCCAGACAGAGTCCTAAGGCCGAG GCATCTCCAGGACTGCTGGCGGCTGCCTTACAACGGAGCCAGGAGCTGGCAG AGTTGGGTACCAGCCTTGCCGAAAATGGTTTCTACCACAAGGCTGTGGTCCTCTTCACTCAGGCCTTGAAGCTCAACCCCCGGGACCACCg GTTATTTGGAAATCGCTCATTCTGCCATGAACGGCTGGGTCAGCCAGTGCGTGCCCTAGCTGATGCCCAGGTAGCCCTCACTTTGCGGCCCGGCTGGCCCCGGGGCCTCTTCCGCCTGGGCAAGGCCTTGATGGGACTGCAG CGTTTCGAAGAGGCAGCTGCTGTGTTCCAGGAGACTCTGAGAGGCGGGTCCCAACCTGACGCAGCCCGGGAGCTCCACTCCTGCCTCATGCAGCTGGCTCTG CAGGACCAGCGAGGAGGGATCCCTGGGCCGCCTCCATCGACTAGGTTCCCCCATCCATTTCCCCACGCTGAGCTGGGGCCTTCAGGCCTCCTCTCCCCCCATGGCCCTGGAAGCCCTGCCCAAACTGTCCCTGGCCTCCTGTCTCCACCCTTGCGTTATCCACCACATCACCCGAGCCCTGCCAGCTGGCCCCTCCCCCAGACTCAGAGCAGAAGACCCTGCCCTCCCCATCTCCAGGACTCCTCAAAGAGCCAGGGCATCCTGGGACCTGGGCCCCAACGTCTACCTCACACCAGATGA
- the TTC31 gene encoding tetratricopeptide repeat protein 31 isoform X5, which produces MPQRLLLTEEEANRLAEELVAEEERMKQKAEKKRLKKKRQKDRKRRERLEQHSGEPNSSVCTQAETSPTGDGSPPSSSGNPAQGQCDEEEDSLDLSSTFVSLALRKVGDWPPSALREKGLSQDPQGRSQTPQEKSQEEESTPGEESPRQSPKAEASPGLLAAALQRSQELAELGTSLAENGFYHKAVVLFTQALKLNPRDHRLFGNRSFCHERLGQPVRALADAQVALTLRPGWPRGLFRLGKALMGLQRFEEAAAVFQETLRGGSQPDAARELHSCLMQLALQDQRGGIPGPPPSTRFPHPFPHAELGPSGLLSPHGPGSPAQTVPGLLSPPLRYPPHHPSPASWPLPQTQSRRPCPPHLQDSSKSQGILGPGPQRLPHTR; this is translated from the exons ATGCCTCAGAGGCTCCTGCTGACTGAAGAG GAAGCCAACCGCCTGGCTGAAGAGCTGGTGGCTGAGGAGGAGCGCATGAAacagaaagcagagaagaaaCGACTCAAGAAGAAG CGTCAAAAGGATCGGAAGCGAAGGGAGCGCTTGGAGCAGCACAGCGGGGAGCCCAACTCCAGTGTCTGCACACAG GCCGAGACCAGCCCAACTGGGGATGGGAGTCCCCCATCCAGCTCCGGGAACCCAGCTCAGGGACAGTGCGATGAGGAAGAG GACTCATTGGATCTATCTAGCACCTTTGTGTCTCTGGCTCTGCGCAAGGTTGGGGATTGGCCCCCCAGTGCCCTCAGAGAAAAGGGACTAAGCCAGGATCCCCAAGGCAGGAGCCAGACTCCCCAAGAGAAGAGCCAGGAGGAAGAAAGCACTCCAGGAGAAGAGAGCCCCAGACAGAGTCCTAAGGCCGAG GCATCTCCAGGACTGCTGGCGGCTGCCTTACAACGGAGCCAGGAGCTGGCAG AGTTGGGTACCAGCCTTGCCGAAAATGGTTTCTACCACAAGGCTGTGGTCCTCTTCACTCAGGCCTTGAAGCTCAACCCCCGGGACCACCg GTTATTTGGAAATCGCTCATTCTGCCATGAACGGCTGGGTCAGCCAGTGCGTGCCCTAGCTGATGCCCAGGTAGCCCTCACTTTGCGGCCCGGCTGGCCCCGGGGCCTCTTCCGCCTGGGCAAGGCCTTGATGGGACTGCAG CGTTTCGAAGAGGCAGCTGCTGTGTTCCAGGAGACTCTGAGAGGCGGGTCCCAACCTGACGCAGCCCGGGAGCTCCACTCCTGCCTCATGCAGCTGGCTCTG CAGGACCAGCGAGGAGGGATCCCTGGGCCGCCTCCATCGACTAGGTTCCCCCATCCATTTCCCCACGCTGAGCTGGGGCCTTCAGGCCTCCTCTCCCCCCATGGCCCTGGAAGCCCTGCCCAAACTGTCCCTGGCCTCCTGTCTCCACCCTTGCGTTATCCACCACATCACCCGAGCCCTGCCAGCTGGCCCCTCCCCCAGACTCAGAGCAGAAGACCCTGCCCTCCCCATCTCCAGGACTCCTCAAAGAGCCAGGGCATCCTGGGACCTGGGCCCCAACGTCTACCTCACACCAGATGA
- the TTC31 gene encoding tetratricopeptide repeat protein 31 isoform X1: MTAGSSVFCRAEQGEGTVLQAGRLVCGCRGGEVNPAKPLALSQSSPQHQPPLPSPSQDVVDFLRRLVENDPQGLHRIHVDRSSGRLQLWHHDRLLDPLCNEEQTTEQNDKDKEAERLGTYCGLRKSFLYPPRASKPCPQSPPAPDNLLQVAMPQRLLLTEEEANRLAEELVAEEERMKQKAEKKRLKKKRQKDRKRRERLEQHSGEPNSSVCTQAETSPTGDGSPPSSSGNPAQGQCDEEEDSLDLSSTFVSLALRKVGDWPPSALREKGLSQDPQGRSQTPQEKSQEEESTPGEESPRQSPKAEASPGLLAAALQRSQELAELGTSLAENGFYHKAVVLFTQALKLNPRDHRLFGNRSFCHERLGQPVRALADAQVALTLRPGWPRGLFRLGKALMGLQRFEEAAAVFQETLRGGSQPDAARELHSCLMQLALQDQRGGIPGPPPSTRFPHPFPHAELGPSGLLSPHGPGSPAQTVPGLLSPPLRYPPHHPSPASWPLPQTQSRRPCPPHLQDSSKSQGILGPGPQRLPHTR; the protein is encoded by the exons ATGACAGCTGGGAGCAGTGTGTTTTGCAGGGCTGAGCAGGGAGAGGGTACGGTTCTCCAGGCTGGGCGGCTGGTTTGTGGTTGCCGTGGTGGAGAGGTCAACCCAGCCAAGCCCCTTGCTCTCTCCCAGAGCTCCCCACAacaccagcctcccctcccctccccctcccaggacGTAGTGGATTTTCTTCGACGGCTTGTGGAGAATGATCCCCAGGGCCTGCACCGGATCCATGTGGATAGGAGCAGCGGgcggctgcagctgtggcaccatG ATCGCCTCCTGGACCCCCTCTGTAATGAGGAGCAAACAACGGAACAGAATGACAAGGACAAGGAAGCTGAGAGACTGGGTACCTACTGTGGTCTCCGAAAGTCCTTCCTATACCCTCCACGAGCGTCTAAGCCCTGCCCTCAAAGCCCGCCTGCTCCAGACAACCTGCTGCAGGTGGCCATGCCTCAGAGGCTCCTGCTGACTGAAGAG GAAGCCAACCGCCTGGCTGAAGAGCTGGTGGCTGAGGAGGAGCGCATGAAacagaaagcagagaagaaaCGACTCAAGAAGAAG CGTCAAAAGGATCGGAAGCGAAGGGAGCGCTTGGAGCAGCACAGCGGGGAGCCCAACTCCAGTGTCTGCACACAG GCCGAGACCAGCCCAACTGGGGATGGGAGTCCCCCATCCAGCTCCGGGAACCCAGCTCAGGGACAGTGCGATGAGGAAGAG GACTCATTGGATCTATCTAGCACCTTTGTGTCTCTGGCTCTGCGCAAGGTTGGGGATTGGCCCCCCAGTGCCCTCAGAGAAAAGGGACTAAGCCAGGATCCCCAAGGCAGGAGCCAGACTCCCCAAGAGAAGAGCCAGGAGGAAGAAAGCACTCCAGGAGAAGAGAGCCCCAGACAGAGTCCTAAGGCCGAG GCATCTCCAGGACTGCTGGCGGCTGCCTTACAACGGAGCCAGGAGCTGGCAG AGTTGGGTACCAGCCTTGCCGAAAATGGTTTCTACCACAAGGCTGTGGTCCTCTTCACTCAGGCCTTGAAGCTCAACCCCCGGGACCACCg GTTATTTGGAAATCGCTCATTCTGCCATGAACGGCTGGGTCAGCCAGTGCGTGCCCTAGCTGATGCCCAGGTAGCCCTCACTTTGCGGCCCGGCTGGCCCCGGGGCCTCTTCCGCCTGGGCAAGGCCTTGATGGGACTGCAG CGTTTCGAAGAGGCAGCTGCTGTGTTCCAGGAGACTCTGAGAGGCGGGTCCCAACCTGACGCAGCCCGGGAGCTCCACTCCTGCCTCATGCAGCTGGCTCTG CAGGACCAGCGAGGAGGGATCCCTGGGCCGCCTCCATCGACTAGGTTCCCCCATCCATTTCCCCACGCTGAGCTGGGGCCTTCAGGCCTCCTCTCCCCCCATGGCCCTGGAAGCCCTGCCCAAACTGTCCCTGGCCTCCTGTCTCCACCCTTGCGTTATCCACCACATCACCCGAGCCCTGCCAGCTGGCCCCTCCCCCAGACTCAGAGCAGAAGACCCTGCCCTCCCCATCTCCAGGACTCCTCAAAGAGCCAGGGCATCCTGGGACCTGGGCCCCAACGTCTACCTCACACCAGATGA
- the TTC31 gene encoding tetratricopeptide repeat protein 31 isoform X2 produces MTAGSSVFCRAEQGEGTVLQAGRLVCGCRGGEVNPAKPLALSQSSPQHQPPLPSPSQDVVDFLRRLVENDPQGLHRIHVDRSSGRLQLWHHDRLLDPLCNEEQTTEQNDKDKEAERLGTYCGLRKSFLYPPRASKPCPQSPPAPDNLLQVAMPQRLLLTEEEANRLAEELVAEEERMKQKAEKKRLKKKRQKDRKRRERLEQHSGEPNSSVCTQAETSPTGDGSPPSSSGNPAQGQCDEEEDSLDLSSTFVSLALRKVGDWPPSALREKGLSQDPQGRSQTPQEKSQEEESTPGEESPRQSPKAEASPGLLAAALQRSQELAELGTSLAENGFYHKAVVLFTQALKLNPRDHRLFGNRSFCHERLGQPVRALADAQVALTLRPGWPRGLFRLGKALMGLQRFEEAAAVFQETLRGGSQPDAARELHSCLMQLALDQRGGIPGPPPSTRFPHPFPHAELGPSGLLSPHGPGSPAQTVPGLLSPPLRYPPHHPSPASWPLPQTQSRRPCPPHLQDSSKSQGILGPGPQRLPHTR; encoded by the exons ATGACAGCTGGGAGCAGTGTGTTTTGCAGGGCTGAGCAGGGAGAGGGTACGGTTCTCCAGGCTGGGCGGCTGGTTTGTGGTTGCCGTGGTGGAGAGGTCAACCCAGCCAAGCCCCTTGCTCTCTCCCAGAGCTCCCCACAacaccagcctcccctcccctccccctcccaggacGTAGTGGATTTTCTTCGACGGCTTGTGGAGAATGATCCCCAGGGCCTGCACCGGATCCATGTGGATAGGAGCAGCGGgcggctgcagctgtggcaccatG ATCGCCTCCTGGACCCCCTCTGTAATGAGGAGCAAACAACGGAACAGAATGACAAGGACAAGGAAGCTGAGAGACTGGGTACCTACTGTGGTCTCCGAAAGTCCTTCCTATACCCTCCACGAGCGTCTAAGCCCTGCCCTCAAAGCCCGCCTGCTCCAGACAACCTGCTGCAGGTGGCCATGCCTCAGAGGCTCCTGCTGACTGAAGAG GAAGCCAACCGCCTGGCTGAAGAGCTGGTGGCTGAGGAGGAGCGCATGAAacagaaagcagagaagaaaCGACTCAAGAAGAAG CGTCAAAAGGATCGGAAGCGAAGGGAGCGCTTGGAGCAGCACAGCGGGGAGCCCAACTCCAGTGTCTGCACACAG GCCGAGACCAGCCCAACTGGGGATGGGAGTCCCCCATCCAGCTCCGGGAACCCAGCTCAGGGACAGTGCGATGAGGAAGAG GACTCATTGGATCTATCTAGCACCTTTGTGTCTCTGGCTCTGCGCAAGGTTGGGGATTGGCCCCCCAGTGCCCTCAGAGAAAAGGGACTAAGCCAGGATCCCCAAGGCAGGAGCCAGACTCCCCAAGAGAAGAGCCAGGAGGAAGAAAGCACTCCAGGAGAAGAGAGCCCCAGACAGAGTCCTAAGGCCGAG GCATCTCCAGGACTGCTGGCGGCTGCCTTACAACGGAGCCAGGAGCTGGCAG AGTTGGGTACCAGCCTTGCCGAAAATGGTTTCTACCACAAGGCTGTGGTCCTCTTCACTCAGGCCTTGAAGCTCAACCCCCGGGACCACCg GTTATTTGGAAATCGCTCATTCTGCCATGAACGGCTGGGTCAGCCAGTGCGTGCCCTAGCTGATGCCCAGGTAGCCCTCACTTTGCGGCCCGGCTGGCCCCGGGGCCTCTTCCGCCTGGGCAAGGCCTTGATGGGACTGCAG CGTTTCGAAGAGGCAGCTGCTGTGTTCCAGGAGACTCTGAGAGGCGGGTCCCAACCTGACGCAGCCCGGGAGCTCCACTCCTGCCTCATGCAGCTGGCTCTG GACCAGCGAGGAGGGATCCCTGGGCCGCCTCCATCGACTAGGTTCCCCCATCCATTTCCCCACGCTGAGCTGGGGCCTTCAGGCCTCCTCTCCCCCCATGGCCCTGGAAGCCCTGCCCAAACTGTCCCTGGCCTCCTGTCTCCACCCTTGCGTTATCCACCACATCACCCGAGCCCTGCCAGCTGGCCCCTCCCCCAGACTCAGAGCAGAAGACCCTGCCCTCCCCATCTCCAGGACTCCTCAAAGAGCCAGGGCATCCTGGGACCTGGGCCCCAACGTCTACCTCACACCAGATGA
- the TTC31 gene encoding tetratricopeptide repeat protein 31 isoform X3 translates to MAPIPKTVGLTKLDCPLRPGCPLGVADVPKLCKEFGPEDYGDEDVVDFLRRLVENDPQGLHRIHVDRSSGRLQLWHHDRLLDPLCNEEQTTEQNDKDKEAERLGTYCGLRKSFLYPPRASKPCPQSPPAPDNLLQVAMPQRLLLTEEEANRLAEELVAEEERMKQKAEKKRLKKKRQKDRKRRERLEQHSGEPNSSVCTQAETSPTGDGSPPSSSGNPAQGQCDEEEDSLDLSSTFVSLALRKVGDWPPSALREKGLSQDPQGRSQTPQEKSQEEESTPGEESPRQSPKAEASPGLLAAALQRSQELAELGTSLAENGFYHKAVVLFTQALKLNPRDHRLFGNRSFCHERLGQPVRALADAQVALTLRPGWPRGLFRLGKALMGLQRFEEAAAVFQETLRGGSQPDAARELHSCLMQLALQDQRGGIPGPPPSTRFPHPFPHAELGPSGLLSPHGPGSPAQTVPGLLSPPLRYPPHHPSPASWPLPQTQSRRPCPPHLQDSSKSQGILGPGPQRLPHTR, encoded by the exons ATGGCGCCGATTCCGAAGACTGTGGGGCTGACCAAGCTAG ACTGTCCTCTGCGGCCTGGCTGTCCGCTAGGGGTCGCTGATGTCCCCAAACTCTGCAAAGAATTCGGTCCTGAAGACTACGGCGACGAG gacGTAGTGGATTTTCTTCGACGGCTTGTGGAGAATGATCCCCAGGGCCTGCACCGGATCCATGTGGATAGGAGCAGCGGgcggctgcagctgtggcaccatG ATCGCCTCCTGGACCCCCTCTGTAATGAGGAGCAAACAACGGAACAGAATGACAAGGACAAGGAAGCTGAGAGACTGGGTACCTACTGTGGTCTCCGAAAGTCCTTCCTATACCCTCCACGAGCGTCTAAGCCCTGCCCTCAAAGCCCGCCTGCTCCAGACAACCTGCTGCAGGTGGCCATGCCTCAGAGGCTCCTGCTGACTGAAGAG GAAGCCAACCGCCTGGCTGAAGAGCTGGTGGCTGAGGAGGAGCGCATGAAacagaaagcagagaagaaaCGACTCAAGAAGAAG CGTCAAAAGGATCGGAAGCGAAGGGAGCGCTTGGAGCAGCACAGCGGGGAGCCCAACTCCAGTGTCTGCACACAG GCCGAGACCAGCCCAACTGGGGATGGGAGTCCCCCATCCAGCTCCGGGAACCCAGCTCAGGGACAGTGCGATGAGGAAGAG GACTCATTGGATCTATCTAGCACCTTTGTGTCTCTGGCTCTGCGCAAGGTTGGGGATTGGCCCCCCAGTGCCCTCAGAGAAAAGGGACTAAGCCAGGATCCCCAAGGCAGGAGCCAGACTCCCCAAGAGAAGAGCCAGGAGGAAGAAAGCACTCCAGGAGAAGAGAGCCCCAGACAGAGTCCTAAGGCCGAG GCATCTCCAGGACTGCTGGCGGCTGCCTTACAACGGAGCCAGGAGCTGGCAG AGTTGGGTACCAGCCTTGCCGAAAATGGTTTCTACCACAAGGCTGTGGTCCTCTTCACTCAGGCCTTGAAGCTCAACCCCCGGGACCACCg GTTATTTGGAAATCGCTCATTCTGCCATGAACGGCTGGGTCAGCCAGTGCGTGCCCTAGCTGATGCCCAGGTAGCCCTCACTTTGCGGCCCGGCTGGCCCCGGGGCCTCTTCCGCCTGGGCAAGGCCTTGATGGGACTGCAG CGTTTCGAAGAGGCAGCTGCTGTGTTCCAGGAGACTCTGAGAGGCGGGTCCCAACCTGACGCAGCCCGGGAGCTCCACTCCTGCCTCATGCAGCTGGCTCTG CAGGACCAGCGAGGAGGGATCCCTGGGCCGCCTCCATCGACTAGGTTCCCCCATCCATTTCCCCACGCTGAGCTGGGGCCTTCAGGCCTCCTCTCCCCCCATGGCCCTGGAAGCCCTGCCCAAACTGTCCCTGGCCTCCTGTCTCCACCCTTGCGTTATCCACCACATCACCCGAGCCCTGCCAGCTGGCCCCTCCCCCAGACTCAGAGCAGAAGACCCTGCCCTCCCCATCTCCAGGACTCCTCAAAGAGCCAGGGCATCCTGGGACCTGGGCCCCAACGTCTACCTCACACCAGATGA